One window of the Natrinema sp. CBA1119 genome contains the following:
- a CDS encoding sulfatase-like hydrolase/transferase, translating to MTDTTLLVTVDSLRTDHVQFMPRTLSFLDDTHDAAFATSTATPGSFPAIIGGEYPAGNGLEPTVSVAHEFDAHCVGITTNHLLSAEYDYATGFDSFTSPKGGGESLKDKGAIVLERGSLPYKIASWGYNRYQQLRSYVDETEKSFRPADDVVDQFRAEIDGREEWFGWLHFMEPHHPYDPDGADIDRAAAQRITRRVLSGRGSDEDEALVRELYRQEIAELDAALESLWNAIPDDARVVFCGDHGELLGEDGLWGHPGEMRPELLNVPFGTRNAPDLGEVVSLIDVPTILTGVEHRQGTLEREIAFAAYGDRKAAMTADRIATKEGTYRLEDGERVEDPGLEGELERFDPAYVVKEDALQEDLEDLGYA from the coding sequence ATGACGGACACGACCCTGCTAGTCACGGTTGACTCGCTTCGAACCGATCACGTGCAGTTTATGCCCCGGACCCTGTCATTTCTGGACGATACTCACGACGCCGCCTTCGCCACGAGCACCGCGACGCCCGGCAGCTTCCCGGCGATCATCGGCGGGGAGTACCCGGCCGGCAACGGGCTCGAGCCGACGGTCAGCGTCGCCCACGAGTTCGACGCCCACTGCGTCGGAATCACGACGAATCACCTGCTGTCCGCGGAGTACGACTACGCGACCGGGTTCGACTCGTTCACATCGCCCAAAGGCGGCGGTGAGTCGCTGAAGGACAAGGGGGCGATCGTGCTCGAGCGCGGTTCGCTTCCCTACAAAATCGCCAGTTGGGGCTACAACCGATACCAGCAACTCCGGAGTTACGTCGACGAGACCGAGAAGTCGTTCCGGCCCGCGGACGACGTCGTCGACCAGTTCCGAGCCGAAATCGACGGCCGCGAGGAGTGGTTCGGCTGGCTGCACTTCATGGAACCCCACCATCCCTACGACCCCGACGGCGCGGATATCGACCGAGCGGCGGCACAGCGGATCACTCGCCGCGTGCTTTCCGGTCGCGGCTCCGACGAGGACGAGGCCCTCGTTCGAGAGCTCTACCGGCAGGAGATCGCCGAACTCGACGCGGCCCTCGAGTCCCTCTGGAACGCGATCCCCGATGACGCTCGCGTCGTCTTCTGCGGCGATCACGGCGAACTCCTCGGCGAGGACGGCCTGTGGGGCCACCCCGGCGAGATGCGGCCCGAACTCCTGAACGTCCCCTTTGGCACGCGGAACGCGCCCGACCTCGGCGAGGTCGTCTCCCTGATCGACGTTCCGACGATCCTGACTGGCGTCGAACACCGCCAGGGGACGCTCGAGCGCGAAATCGCCTTCGCCGCCTACGGGGATCGAAAGGCCGCGATGACCGCCGACCGCATCGCGACGAAGGAGGGAACGTATCGACTCGAGGACGGCGAGAGGGTGGAAGACCCCGGTCTCGAGGGGGAACTCGAGCGGTTCGATCCCGCCTACGTCGTCAAGGAGGACGCGCTGCAGGAAGATCTGGAGGATCTGGGATACGCATGA
- a CDS encoding glycosyltransferase, translating into MTDVAILHDRFPGIGGGEEFALEAARVLDAPIYTAYVAEGTDIPDDVDVIPFRQAKYTSLPWRPFLEWTNEGMNPLETLNVALDMTDAHPDLAAYDVILESAPLSKYYVPDVGQRIVHYPHSPPRWLYDLYRDRLSSFEYPFVETGIKAYAKGWRALDKEANDYVDRFVANSELVRDRIRRFYDRDATVIYPPVTGDWRNDGDEGYFVTWSRLAPEKRIDLIAKAFAGLDERLVIAGDGEQRERLEEFASNYDNIEVRGYVEDIESLVARATAVVYAPKQEDFGLVGAEAMMSGKPLLGVNEGFTRYQVRGGRTGLLFEPTVASIRDAVRRFDSDDYDSTEIRAAARRYEYDRFAEGLRDVVEQTAAADIETPERKAQRQPERPTEARRTADQQRIEEASQPVDDADEPPDLEEATDR; encoded by the coding sequence GTGACGGACGTCGCGATCCTCCACGATCGCTTCCCCGGCATCGGCGGCGGCGAGGAGTTCGCACTCGAGGCCGCCCGGGTGCTCGACGCACCGATCTACACCGCCTACGTCGCCGAGGGGACCGACATCCCGGACGACGTCGACGTGATCCCGTTCCGGCAGGCCAAGTACACCTCGCTGCCGTGGCGGCCCTTCCTCGAGTGGACAAACGAGGGAATGAACCCCCTCGAGACGCTCAACGTCGCGCTCGATATGACCGACGCCCACCCGGATCTCGCGGCGTACGACGTGATCCTCGAGAGCGCGCCGCTGTCGAAGTACTACGTCCCCGATGTCGGTCAGCGGATCGTCCACTATCCCCACAGCCCGCCTCGGTGGCTGTACGACCTCTATCGCGATCGACTCTCCTCGTTCGAGTATCCGTTCGTCGAGACTGGGATCAAGGCCTACGCGAAGGGGTGGCGGGCGCTGGACAAGGAGGCGAACGACTACGTTGACCGCTTCGTCGCGAACAGCGAACTCGTCCGTGATCGGATTCGACGGTTCTACGACCGCGACGCCACGGTCATCTATCCGCCGGTGACCGGCGACTGGCGCAACGACGGCGACGAGGGCTACTTCGTCACCTGGTCTCGACTCGCCCCCGAGAAGCGGATCGATCTGATCGCGAAGGCCTTCGCCGGACTCGACGAGCGCCTCGTGATCGCCGGCGACGGGGAGCAGCGCGAGCGACTCGAGGAGTTCGCGTCGAACTACGACAACATCGAGGTTCGGGGGTACGTCGAGGACATCGAATCGCTCGTCGCGCGGGCGACCGCGGTCGTCTACGCCCCCAAACAGGAGGACTTCGGCCTCGTCGGGGCCGAGGCCATGATGTCCGGCAAGCCGCTGCTCGGCGTGAACGAGGGATTCACGCGGTACCAGGTACGGGGCGGTCGAACGGGATTGCTCTTCGAGCCGACGGTCGCATCGATCCGGGACGCGGTTCGGCGGTTCGATTCCGACGACTACGATTCGACGGAGATTCGGGCGGCTGCGAGGCGATACGAGTACGATCGGTTCGCCGAGGGGCTTCGCGACGTCGTCGAGCAAACGGCTGCCGCCGACATCGAGACACCGGAACGCAAAGCACAGCGGCAGCCGGAGCGCCCGACCGAAGCGAGACGAACCGCGGACCAGCAGCGCATCGAGGAGGCATCACAGCCGGTCGACGACGCCGACGAACCCCCCGATCTCGAGGAGGCGACGGATCGATGA
- a CDS encoding DUF120 domain-containing protein, translating to MSVLAESAVGHDELAVLKLLALEGGLEGDVKISCSHLAERLDASNQTASRRLQRLESADLLERDTVSDGQWVAITEIGERALHAEYEDYRRIFETDSQIGLEGTVTSGMGEGRHYISLSGYQRQFEERLGYEPFPGTLNVDLREDSVRRRSAMASLEPVPIDGWESDERTYGPAVCYPATIETADGETYENAYTIAPERTHHDDDQLEVIAPEKLREELSLEDGDHVTVSVGDRE from the coding sequence ATGTCAGTGCTAGCAGAGTCCGCCGTCGGGCACGACGAACTCGCCGTGCTCAAACTCCTCGCGCTCGAGGGCGGACTCGAGGGCGACGTCAAGATCTCCTGTTCTCACCTCGCGGAGCGCCTCGACGCGTCGAACCAGACCGCCTCGCGACGACTCCAGCGCCTCGAGAGCGCCGACTTGCTCGAGCGCGACACCGTCAGCGACGGCCAGTGGGTCGCGATCACGGAGATCGGGGAGCGAGCGCTCCACGCCGAGTACGAGGATTACCGTCGCATCTTCGAGACGGACTCCCAGATCGGCCTCGAGGGGACCGTCACCAGCGGGATGGGCGAAGGTCGACACTACATCTCGCTGTCGGGCTACCAACGCCAGTTCGAGGAGCGACTCGGCTACGAGCCCTTCCCCGGCACGCTGAACGTCGACCTCCGCGAGGACAGCGTCCGCCGGCGCAGCGCCATGGCCTCGCTCGAACCCGTCCCCATCGACGGCTGGGAGTCCGACGAGCGGACCTACGGCCCCGCCGTCTGCTACCCCGCGACGATCGAGACCGCCGACGGCGAGACCTACGAGAACGCCTACACCATCGCCCCCGAACGCACCCACCACGACGACGACCAACTCGAGGTCATCGCCCCCGAAAAACTCCGGGAGGAACTCTCCCTCGAGGACGGCGATCACGTCACCGTCTCCGTGGGGGATCGCGAATGA
- a CDS encoding DUF502 domain-containing protein: protein MASWKRDFASGLVVLGPILVTLYAIYWLYGLVAGLTPGLILDSGALTPLIPGSSDQAVQTREQLAQFLRVIVALTVFVILTFSVGYLMRTTVGGLVERLVDNIANRVPVIRVVYNASKMAAETAFGEQDSLQKPVKIETWEGLRMTAFKTGKVTGDGREVLFLPTSPNITTGYVVEVESDEITELDEDVEDALTRVLSAGFGDANHRGMDAGISIDVIDDAKANESDRAGTDRAGTDRAGTDRAGTDRAGTDRADDD, encoded by the coding sequence ATGGCTTCGTGGAAGCGGGATTTCGCGAGCGGGCTCGTCGTCCTCGGTCCCATCCTCGTTACGCTCTACGCGATCTACTGGCTCTACGGACTCGTTGCCGGGCTGACGCCCGGTCTCATTCTCGATTCTGGCGCGCTCACGCCGCTTATTCCCGGCTCGAGCGATCAGGCCGTCCAGACGCGCGAGCAACTCGCGCAGTTCCTTCGCGTGATCGTCGCGTTGACCGTCTTCGTCATTCTCACGTTTTCCGTCGGCTATCTCATGCGGACGACCGTCGGCGGGCTGGTCGAACGGCTGGTCGACAACATCGCGAACCGCGTTCCTGTGATTCGCGTCGTCTACAACGCCTCGAAGATGGCCGCCGAGACGGCCTTCGGCGAGCAGGATTCGCTCCAGAAACCGGTCAAGATCGAGACCTGGGAGGGGCTACGGATGACGGCGTTCAAGACCGGAAAGGTGACCGGCGACGGCCGCGAGGTACTCTTCTTGCCGACCTCGCCGAACATCACGACGGGGTACGTCGTCGAAGTCGAGTCCGACGAGATCACCGAACTCGACGAGGATGTCGAGGACGCGCTCACCCGCGTCCTGAGCGCCGGCTTCGGCGACGCCAACCACCGCGGCATGGACGCCGGCATCTCCATCGACGTTATCGACGACGCGAAAGCGAACGAATCCGACCGCGCCGGAACCGACCGCGCCGGAACCGACCGCGCCGGAACCGACCGCGCCGGAACCGACCGCGCCGGAACCGACCGCGCCGACGACGACTAA
- a CDS encoding sulfatase-like hydrolase/transferase, protein MTGADRPDRPNIVVVCLDTVRKDVYDRDATRLRELASVRFEGMRALAGWSVPSHAGMLTGSVPSETGVHAHQRRFDPIDVADTWIAPLSRAGYESVCVTSNIYASPVFGFDRFFDRTVPVSPSRRLPAGMDVQRHISNRSTEGMEAYADFVRQALDHDYPLRSLANGVLLKLDDVSRKLPIEKPTDFGGRSIARALEREVTEPDGPVLAFANLMDAHGPHTPFRGLDDSIHGVSAAFHSSSFRDSDVNAANGLGEFESSVEHVRRLYAATVDYLDRLVADLVRALETGDDRESILIVTADHGENLGYESDGYLMNHMSSLSEGLLHVPFDIVSTSDRALEVAEETPVDVDGLSSHADLGDVIRALASEEPFDPFAFERERARTEIVGSGSGIPEDGDESYWDRGQRVLYRGDRKYYRDQLGTEAVYDVSGPPSKQVERPDETVPDGLFESAFGDWITDEEHDESAFAEEVDAASRARLEDLGYL, encoded by the coding sequence ATGACCGGGGCCGACCGACCGGACCGACCGAACATCGTCGTCGTCTGTCTCGACACCGTCAGAAAGGACGTCTACGACCGAGACGCGACCCGACTCCGGGAACTGGCGTCCGTCCGCTTCGAGGGGATGCGGGCGCTCGCGGGCTGGAGCGTCCCGAGCCACGCCGGGATGCTGACTGGCTCGGTCCCGTCGGAAACGGGCGTCCACGCTCACCAGCGCCGGTTCGACCCGATCGACGTCGCGGACACCTGGATCGCGCCCCTCTCGAGGGCGGGATACGAATCGGTCTGCGTCACGTCGAACATCTACGCTAGTCCCGTCTTCGGGTTCGACCGGTTCTTCGACCGGACGGTCCCCGTCTCGCCGAGTCGCAGGCTGCCAGCGGGGATGGACGTTCAGCGACACATCTCCAATCGATCGACCGAGGGCATGGAGGCTTACGCCGATTTCGTCCGGCAGGCCCTCGACCACGATTATCCGCTGCGATCGCTGGCCAACGGCGTCCTCCTCAAACTGGACGACGTGAGTCGGAAGCTGCCGATCGAGAAGCCGACCGACTTCGGCGGTCGGTCGATCGCTCGAGCCCTCGAGCGCGAGGTCACCGAGCCAGACGGGCCGGTGCTCGCCTTCGCCAACCTCATGGACGCCCACGGCCCCCACACCCCGTTTCGCGGGTTGGACGACTCGATTCACGGCGTTTCCGCGGCGTTCCACTCGAGTTCGTTCCGGGACTCGGACGTGAACGCCGCGAACGGTCTCGGCGAGTTCGAATCGTCCGTCGAGCACGTCCGCCGACTGTACGCCGCGACCGTCGACTACCTCGACCGGCTCGTCGCCGACCTCGTGAGGGCACTGGAGACCGGCGACGACCGCGAGTCGATCCTGATCGTGACGGCGGACCACGGTGAAAACCTCGGCTACGAATCCGACGGCTACCTCATGAACCATATGAGCAGCCTCTCGGAGGGGCTGTTGCACGTTCCGTTCGACATCGTTTCTACGAGCGACCGCGCCCTCGAGGTCGCGGAAGAGACTCCCGTCGACGTGGACGGGCTCAGTTCTCACGCCGATCTCGGCGACGTGATTCGCGCGCTCGCGAGCGAGGAGCCGTTCGATCCGTTCGCGTTCGAACGCGAGCGCGCTCGAACCGAGATCGTCGGTTCGGGCTCCGGGATCCCGGAGGACGGAGACGAATCGTACTGGGACCGGGGACAGCGGGTGCTCTATCGCGGCGATCGGAAGTACTACCGCGACCAGCTCGGCACCGAGGCGGTGTACGATGTCTCCGGCCCGCCGTCGAAGCAAGTCGAACGCCCCGACGAGACGGTGCCCGATGGCCTCTTCGAGTCCGCCTTCGGCGATTGGATCACTGACGAGGAGCACGATGAGTCGGCGTTCGCCGAGGAGGTAGACGCGGCGAGCCGCGCGCGACTCGAGGATCTGGGATACCTATGA
- a CDS encoding glycosyltransferase yields the protein MKRFFEALFGLIALTGLPYLIYLVVYYVRRPTGTPADTWPREPSVSIVLPTYNEAAIVESKLEELVELDYPMENVEIVVVDSSDDGTAELVETFFAGRQEPKLTLIREDERRGLATALNQAYAAAANEVVVKTDCDSRLAPDAVRTAVANLADPDVGAVTGRNAEVIGDSEVEQGYRDIQTMIQILESHIDSTLIFHGPFSAFERDAIVPIDDDSIADDTELALKIRRNGDRVVFDPDIHYREAAHSEFSKRREQKDRRAMGLLRLLWRQRDALGRHGAYGRIVLPFNWWFMVVSPWLVATGIAVATIGSLAVAGPFGLATPAGVLAFTALGSRDALGPLQPLYSLFDTQISLLRASVSLVRARVASDEASHDGTWSPDEELREVLQ from the coding sequence ATGAAACGTTTCTTCGAGGCCCTGTTCGGGCTGATCGCACTGACGGGCCTCCCGTATCTGATCTACCTCGTCGTGTACTACGTTCGGCGGCCAACGGGGACGCCCGCCGACACGTGGCCTCGAGAGCCGTCGGTGAGTATCGTCCTCCCGACGTACAACGAGGCCGCCATCGTCGAGTCGAAACTCGAGGAACTGGTCGAACTCGACTACCCCATGGAGAACGTGGAAATCGTCGTCGTCGACTCGAGCGACGACGGGACGGCGGAGCTGGTGGAGACCTTCTTCGCCGGCCGTCAGGAGCCGAAGCTGACGCTCATCCGGGAGGACGAGCGGCGAGGACTGGCGACCGCCTTGAATCAGGCCTACGCCGCCGCGGCGAACGAGGTCGTCGTCAAGACTGACTGCGACTCGCGGCTCGCACCCGACGCGGTTCGAACGGCGGTCGCGAACCTTGCCGATCCCGACGTGGGAGCGGTGACCGGCCGCAACGCCGAGGTCATCGGCGATAGCGAGGTCGAACAGGGGTATCGCGACATCCAGACGATGATCCAGATCCTCGAGTCCCACATCGACTCGACGCTGATCTTCCACGGCCCGTTCTCGGCGTTCGAGCGCGACGCAATCGTCCCAATCGACGATGACTCGATCGCCGACGACACCGAACTCGCGCTCAAAATCCGGCGAAACGGGGACCGGGTCGTCTTCGATCCCGATATCCATTACAGGGAGGCCGCTCACTCTGAATTCAGTAAGCGCCGGGAGCAAAAGGACCGCCGCGCGATGGGGCTCCTCCGATTGCTGTGGCGACAGCGCGACGCACTCGGCCGCCACGGGGCCTACGGCCGCATCGTCCTGCCCTTCAACTGGTGGTTCATGGTCGTCTCTCCGTGGCTCGTCGCCACCGGAATCGCCGTGGCCACGATCGGGTCGCTGGCGGTCGCCGGGCCCTTCGGGCTGGCGACTCCGGCCGGCGTTCTCGCCTTTACGGCGCTGGGCTCGCGCGATGCGCTCGGGCCGCTCCAGCCGCTGTACTCCCTGTTCGATACCCAGATCTCGCTCCTTCGGGCGAGCGTCTCGCTCGTCCGCGCTCGAGTCGCCAGCGACGAAGCGAGCCACGACGGCACCTGGTCGCCCGACGAGGAACTCCGGGAGGTGTTGCAGTGA
- a CDS encoding glycosyltransferase family 4 protein, whose product MTASTTARGRGGDSSGASRDSDSVGQTGTETPRPRRAATSDRCLLYQNSDAHPAHRVFADAVNADRRHFETGARAPEPNGNTERTIDRLRTAGTLPAYDTVIAEGSAPLQTGLAYKLRRPGTTLVYLAADETFDTLSERPTRHLWRGLRPLSSRLLDGVIAVGHDVYRWARPYIGDVPVAYVRPPIVAEKYERLASLSPNSPQDPFTILSAGEAKPANGYDRLTRAVRRFARTVDADVRLVVLGEGHEVEAYADRSHVITPGFVDLDTFADWFDRASVYVQSSRGDAFPVAALEGILSGTPTMVTDATGVRELLPSRQVVPPTEAGLLEGLFDSFERAPSERRAVGREQRSLVTDLTESNQGDRFSAALAQFT is encoded by the coding sequence ATGACGGCGAGCACGACCGCTCGCGGTCGAGGCGGCGACTCGAGCGGTGCTAGTCGAGACAGTGATTCAGTGGGACAGACGGGGACGGAGACGCCGCGTCCGCGGCGCGCTGCGACGAGCGACCGGTGTTTGCTCTATCAGAACAGCGACGCACACCCCGCACACCGCGTCTTTGCCGACGCCGTGAACGCCGACCGTCGTCACTTCGAGACCGGCGCTCGAGCGCCCGAACCGAACGGAAACACCGAGCGGACCATCGATCGACTTCGGACCGCAGGGACGTTGCCGGCGTACGATACCGTCATCGCGGAGGGGAGCGCGCCGCTCCAGACCGGACTCGCGTACAAACTGCGGCGGCCGGGAACGACCCTCGTCTATCTCGCCGCAGACGAGACGTTTGACACCCTTTCCGAGCGGCCGACGCGACACCTCTGGCGCGGTCTCAGACCCCTCTCGAGCCGGCTGCTGGACGGCGTGATCGCGGTCGGTCACGACGTCTACCGCTGGGCGCGGCCGTACATCGGCGATGTCCCGGTCGCGTACGTCCGGCCGCCGATCGTCGCCGAGAAGTACGAGCGACTCGCGTCGCTCTCGCCGAACTCGCCTCAGGATCCGTTCACGATCCTCTCGGCGGGCGAGGCCAAACCCGCGAACGGCTACGACCGACTGACTCGAGCGGTCAGACGGTTTGCGAGGACCGTCGACGCCGACGTTCGACTGGTTGTCCTCGGCGAGGGCCACGAGGTGGAAGCGTACGCGGACAGATCGCACGTGATCACGCCCGGATTCGTCGATCTGGATACCTTCGCTGACTGGTTCGACCGCGCGAGCGTCTACGTCCAGTCGTCGCGGGGCGACGCGTTTCCCGTCGCGGCGCTCGAGGGGATCCTGTCGGGGACGCCGACGATGGTCACCGACGCGACCGGCGTTCGGGAGTTACTGCCGTCTCGACAGGTCGTTCCGCCGACCGAGGCGGGCCTGCTCGAGGGTCTGTTTGACAGCTTCGAGCGGGCGCCGTCGGAGCGCCGAGCCGTCGGTCGCGAGCAGCGAAGCCTCGTGACCGACCTGACCGAATCGAATCAGGGCGACCGATTCAGCGCCGCACTCGCGCAATTCACATGA
- a CDS encoding branched-chain amino acid transaminase has translation MGFDEMDVDTIWLDGEFVDWDDAQIHVLTHGLHYGSGVFEGARCYDTDNGPALFRWEEHLERLFQSTKPYEMDIEYTKAELTEATKALIKRQELPSCYIRPIAFYGYNSLGVSPEDCPTRTAVAAWPWGAYLGEEALENGIDVMISSWRKHASSQIPTNAKTTGLYVNSMLAGEEARRNGYAEAIVLNKEGNVAEGPGENVFLVRDGELYTPGLSESILDGITRDSVIRIAEDLGYTVHDNVSISRGELNTADELFFTGSAAEVTPIRKVDNVVIGNGSRGPVTEEIQQKFFEIVEEGSEEYDEWFEYVDV, from the coding sequence ATGGGATTCGACGAGATGGACGTCGACACGATCTGGCTGGACGGCGAGTTCGTCGACTGGGACGACGCGCAGATCCACGTGCTCACGCACGGACTCCACTACGGATCGGGCGTCTTCGAGGGCGCGCGCTGTTACGACACCGACAACGGACCGGCGCTCTTTCGCTGGGAGGAACACTTGGAGCGCCTGTTCCAGTCCACGAAACCGTACGAGATGGACATCGAGTACACGAAAGCGGAACTCACCGAGGCGACGAAAGCGCTCATCAAGCGCCAGGAGCTTCCCTCCTGTTACATCCGGCCGATCGCCTTCTACGGCTACAACTCGCTGGGCGTCAGTCCCGAGGACTGCCCGACCCGGACCGCCGTCGCGGCGTGGCCGTGGGGTGCGTACCTCGGCGAGGAGGCCCTCGAGAACGGCATCGACGTGATGATCTCCTCGTGGCGAAAACACGCCTCGAGTCAGATTCCGACGAACGCCAAGACCACCGGTCTCTACGTCAACAGCATGCTCGCCGGCGAGGAAGCGCGCCGGAACGGCTACGCGGAAGCCATCGTCCTCAACAAGGAGGGGAACGTCGCGGAGGGCCCCGGCGAGAACGTCTTCCTCGTGCGCGACGGCGAACTCTACACGCCCGGGCTCTCGGAGTCGATCCTCGACGGCATCACTCGAGATTCCGTCATTCGGATCGCGGAGGATCTGGGGTACACCGTCCACGACAACGTCTCGATCTCGCGCGGCGAACTCAACACGGCCGACGAGCTGTTCTTCACCGGCTCCGCGGCCGAAGTGACGCCCATCCGGAAAGTCGACAACGTTGTCATCGGAAACGGCTCCCGCGGCCCCGTCACCGAAGAGATCCAGCAAAAATTCTTCGAGATCGTCGAGGAAGGCTCCGAGGAGTACGACGAGTGGTTCGAGTACGTCGACGTGTAA
- the ribB gene encoding 3,4-dihydroxy-2-butanone-4-phosphate synthase, giving the protein MTGHHAGPQSNADGGTNADGGTNADTGANSSVDPPANSFEHALESLRAGEPILVHDAADREGETDLIYHADSVTPEAVTRLRNDAGGLVCVALGHDIAEAFDLPFYSDVIDHPATADHELGYDDRSSFSLTVNHRDTYTGITDDDRSTTIRALGDAAATPDETEFAAEFRVPGHVHLLKAAPDLLVQREGHTELGVALAEAADLSPAVVVCEMLDDETGEALSPADARAYADRHGFAYLEGREVLERCR; this is encoded by the coding sequence ATGACGGGGCACCACGCCGGTCCGCAGTCGAATGCCGACGGCGGAACGAATGCCGACGGTGGAACGAACGCCGACACCGGGGCGAACTCGAGCGTCGATCCGCCTGCGAACTCGTTCGAGCACGCCCTCGAGTCGCTCCGGGCGGGCGAGCCGATTCTCGTCCACGACGCGGCCGACCGCGAGGGCGAGACGGACCTGATCTATCACGCTGATAGCGTGACACCCGAGGCCGTCACCCGATTGCGAAACGACGCCGGCGGCCTGGTCTGCGTCGCGCTCGGCCACGATATCGCGGAGGCGTTCGACCTCCCGTTCTACTCGGACGTGATCGATCACCCCGCGACGGCCGACCACGAACTCGGCTACGACGACCGATCGTCGTTCTCGCTGACGGTCAACCACCGGGACACCTATACCGGGATCACCGACGACGATCGCTCGACGACCATCCGGGCGCTCGGCGACGCCGCCGCCACACCTGACGAAACCGAGTTCGCCGCGGAGTTCCGGGTCCCCGGCCACGTTCACCTGCTCAAGGCCGCGCCGGACCTGCTCGTCCAGCGCGAGGGCCACACGGAACTCGGGGTCGCCCTGGCCGAGGCCGCCGACCTGTCGCCCGCCGTCGTCGTCTGCGAGATGCTCGACGATGAGACCGGCGAGGCGCTTTCGCCCGCCGACGCCCGCGCCTACGCGGACCGCCACGGCTTCGCCTACCTCGAGGGTCGCGAGGTCCTCGAGCGCTGTCGGTAG
- a CDS encoding alkaline phosphatase family protein, with protein sequence MTVVVLALDALDAGLVDHFDLDAVRLESGGEIETFANTQSVPYTPEVWATVATGLEPAEHGITGGGTSEWKNPALDFASSFTGRLDESTRGTLGKLVRSRTGNRERIGETDRESMFDADDAVVHNWPGVHDGRPLQRAWDLMNAVAEGMPRHEFERELFGLCAQQFGWAREMLAHPVSIAGVHIHTLDAAGHAYADDEAALGRAYDRVGEYVAEVVAALGEDDDLLVVSDHGMRAAFYPPDAGEKPASHSWRAYASSTTETAPESVYDVRQWVEERAAASGASAPGGDEGIDMPTDRLRELGYLD encoded by the coding sequence ATGACTGTCGTCGTCCTGGCGCTCGACGCGCTCGACGCCGGACTGGTCGACCACTTCGACCTCGACGCCGTCCGCCTCGAGTCCGGCGGCGAGATCGAGACGTTCGCGAACACGCAGTCCGTGCCGTACACGCCGGAGGTCTGGGCGACCGTCGCGACCGGGCTCGAGCCGGCCGAACACGGGATCACCGGCGGCGGCACGAGCGAGTGGAAAAACCCCGCGCTCGACTTCGCGTCGTCGTTCACCGGTCGCCTCGACGAGTCGACCAGGGGAACGCTCGGCAAGCTCGTCCGGTCGCGGACCGGTAACCGCGAGCGCATCGGCGAGACGGACCGCGAGTCGATGTTCGACGCCGACGATGCGGTCGTCCACAACTGGCCGGGCGTCCACGACGGACGGCCGCTCCAGCGGGCCTGGGACCTGATGAACGCCGTCGCGGAGGGGATGCCTCGCCACGAGTTCGAGCGCGAACTGTTCGGCCTCTGCGCCCAGCAGTTCGGCTGGGCCCGCGAGATGCTCGCGCACCCGGTCTCGATCGCCGGGGTCCACATCCACACGCTCGATGCGGCGGGCCACGCCTACGCCGACGACGAAGCCGCGCTGGGTCGCGCCTACGATCGAGTCGGCGAGTACGTCGCGGAGGTCGTCGCCGCTCTCGGCGAGGACGACGACCTCCTCGTCGTCAGCGATCACGGGATGCGCGCCGCGTTCTATCCGCCCGACGCGGGCGAGAAGCCGGCGAGTCACTCCTGGCGCGCGTACGCGAGTTCCACGACCGAGACCGCTCCGGAGTCGGTGTACGACGTGCGGCAATGGGTGGAGGAACGCGCGGCGGCGTCCGGAGCGAGCGCGCCCGGGGGCGACGAGGGGATCGACATGCCGACCGACCGCCTGCGCGAACTCGGCTACCTCGATTGA